A window of Streptomyces sp. NBC_01224 genomic DNA:
CCAGATCCCCATCAGTCCCGCGGCGACCGCGCCGCCCGCGTCGATGTCCGGCTCGTCCCCCACGTACGCGACCTCCTGCGGCTCCAGCGCCAGCGCGTCGCAGGCGGCGTGGAAGGCACCGGCCTCGGGCTTGGAGACGCCCAGCTCCACAGCGCACACCACGGCCTCGAACCGCTCCCGCACACCGAGCGTGCGCAGCTTGCGGTCCTGGTTGTGAATGCTGGAGTTCGACAGCACCGCGTGCCGGAACCCGCCCGCCAGCACATCCAGCACGGGCAGCACATCGGGAAAGAGCGACCAGGCGGCCTCGTAGTGGGCCGCGTGCCGAGCAAACCAGTCGTCGGCCTCGGCATCCTCCAGCGCCCGCGAGAGGAACTCCCGGACCCGGTCCCGGCGCTGCCCCTGGAAGTCCGTCTCCCCGGCGGCGAACCGTGCCCAGTGCACATCGGTGATCGCCCGCCACGCAGCGAGGGCCTGCTCGACGGAGTCGTATCCGTCGGGCAGGCCCTCGTGTTCGAGATGCTTGCTCATGCCGGCGCGGTCGGCGCCCGTGTAGTCGAAGATCGTGTCGTCGATGTCCCAGAGGACCGCGCGGATCGTCATGCGGCCCAGCTTAGGTTCCTACGCGGCGAGCGCGGTGGGCTTCGCGGTGCGCTGGAGGCCGATGAAGACAACCTTCAGGTCGTCGCTCTCCTCGGGATGAACAGGTCGTCCGGACCGCCGGGCGCCGGTCATGGAAGGGGCTGCCACCCGCATTCGCAGTTCGGCCTGTTTCTTGAGACGGGCCTCCGGCGAGATGAGGTGTGGGATGGCGGCGGTATCGAACGCCATGCCTGCGGTGGGAAGCTCGTGGTTCTTACCGGTGCAGGTGCGGGCGGACCAGTAGAGGGAGCGGGAAAGCTCACGCAAGCCGGCGACGGCGGTCTGCGGGGGCACGGTCGCCTGCTTGTGCACGGCGTGGCTCCCCTGGCGCGGGACGATGTCCATCTTGGCGTTCACGGTGGGCCCGCCGAGCTTCTGGAACGAGGCTCGTGCAGCATCGCGTTCAGATCCGTCTTGTACGGCGCCCGGAGTGAGCTGCCCCGGTCGTACATCCAGTGCGCGGCGAGTTCGATCGCGCGACGGGCACAGAAGCAGGCGGCAGGGGAGCGCTGTACGTGAACGCTCGGCGCGGGTGGCCTCCTCGTAGAGGGCGGGCCATTCGGCACGGAGAGGTGAAGTTCCCTGCGGGGCGGGAGGCACACCTGGGCTCCACGGTCCTTAGCTAAGGGGTCACAGCCTCATCCGGGTTGCGCCCAGGCGCCGCCGTTCGCCTTGATCGATGCGAGCAGCGCGCCCAGGCCGCCACGGGTCGCCGCGACCATCACGTCGGGCTCGTCGCTCTCCCGCAGCCTGAGCATGCCGTCAGGTGCGGTGGCGACGTTGACACAGTTCGCCGCCTCGCCGCTGAAGGACGATTTCTGCCATACCAAGGGCGTCACGGAGTTCCTCTATTCCTCAGAGCGAGCGCATGACGCGCAGGATGAGATCCCTCGACTCCGATGGTCCGAGGGCACACGCCTCCATACGGTCCAGCACAGTGCGGTACTTGGCGAGCTGGGCCACACCGTCAACGAAGACGGAGCCATGATCCGTATCCAGCTGAACGGTGTCCAGTGGTGGAACCTGGCCGCCGAATTGAACGATGCCGTGCCCGGCGCCGGGAAATGTCCCGATCCCAAACGGGACCACCAACACTGTCAGGTGAGCCTCTTCGCTGCGATCAATCATGTACTGAAGCTGATCTCGCGCGACAGCCTGACCGCCGAAGCCCATCCTCAGGGCCGCCTCGTGAACGATGGCCGTCAGAGGCGTCGGCTCTTTGCCGTGGACAACGGCCTGGCGCTTGAGCCGATGCGAGACGCGATGCTCCACCTCGTACGGAGCCATAGCGGGCACGACGTCACCGATGACCACTCGGGCGTGCTCCCTGGTCTGAAGGAGGCCCGGAATGTGGATCACTGATGCAATGCGCATCGTCCGCGCGTGGTGTTCCAACTCCGCGAGGTCGAGGGCGTCGGCCGGAAGGATCTCCCGGTACTCCTCCCACCACCCACGCGTCCGGCCACCCGTCATCTCCGCCAAGGCGTCGATCAGATCCTGGTCGCTGCACTCATACAGCCTGGCCAGTGCCCTGACGCGATCAGCGCTTACTGCGTAGCCGCCGGCCTCGATGTTGCTGATGCGTGACTGCGTCGCACCGAAGAGCTCGCCCGCTCGCGTGGCCGACAGGTCCGCGTGCTCTCTCATTCTGCGCAGCTCCGCCCCCAGGCGCCGTTGCTTCACAGACGGCGGAAGCTTGGCACGAGCCACGGTCCTCACTCCTTGCGTACACAACTCCTCCCATCACCCACACGAGGGGCTTTGGGCTGCAAATCAACATTCCGATGGGCTACATATCAACACGCGCCTTACGGTTACCTCAGGCTTCTCAACTCCTCAAAGCCGACAGGAGACTTCGTATGGCCACCGTAGCCCCGCAGCCTTCGCCCCCCGCCCCTCCCGACGACTTCGCCGACGAGATCCGTGCCCTCGTCGAAGCCACCGCACCCCGCCTCTTCGCCGTCGTCGAGCAGTTCCGAACCGACTGCGGCGAGCCCGACGCCCGGGTCGCGGCATGGGGCCTCGCGCACAACGACGGAAGCGCTCAGGTCACCGCCGTAGACGGCGGGTTCCGGTTGTCGCTGCGTACCCCCGAGCGCGCCGCGCAACTGGTCTCCTTGCGCCCCGGGAGCATCGGATGCCTGGTATGGCCGGAGCCAACAGCCGCCACCACACACCCGAGTTGACTCAGGCCAACCACGTGTGACGAGGAACTTGACCTTGCACGCGGACCGCTGGCAGCGTCAGAGCCAGCAAACAGCACATCGCGCATATGACTGCGCAGACCCTGTGGCCGTCCCTTCGGGGGCGGCCACAGACGTGTTCTAGGGTGTCCCAGGGCCAAGGGCTCAGAACTCAGAATTTCTGCTGCTCGACACCCGGCGGCAGGAGGCAGGGGGTGCTGACGATGAAGACCAGGAGGTCCTTGTCCACGGACCCCACCGAGACGAACTGCTGATCCTTCGGGTGCTTGGCGTCAACCACGTTTGCCGGCTCTGTGTCCAGATCGACTTCGAAGCTCTGGATGTCGAAGCCCTTGCCCTTGAGGGTCTTCTCGATGTCCGTGACAGCTTGGGCATGCTGGGCACGGGGAAGAGTTCCTCGCACCGAGTAGCTCAACGTGAACCTGCCGTCGTCAGCCTCCTCGTTGTTACTGCCGATACAGTTGGTGAAGTCGGCCGTGGGACGAGCCGTATTGGGGTCAAGGTGGGCATGCGCTGTGCTGACCATGGAATCGGTCCAGTGCTTGGCCCATTTCTCGGCCTTCTCCCTGCTCATGCGGGGAAGCGGATCGTTCACACCTTCGTCGGACATACAGCCTCCCAGTAGCAAGGCCAGGGCTAGAGCGGCAGCGCTCCTATGCCCGGCAGATGCGTGTACAGATACGCGGCGTGCCATCAGCCTGTTCCTCCGCCCCGAGGTGCGAGTCCGGCGATGATGCGGCCCTGGTTTTCCAGGCTCTTGCTGCCGTCGTTCCAATAGCCGCCGTGATCTTTGGTGTCCACATACATGTGCTGCGCCCCGAACTCCGATTTCTTGGGGTCCGCTCCGAGCGTGGCGCCGGAGAAATAGTTGGAGACCGGATCGTTGTCCGCGGTACCCACATACATATGCTTGGGATCGGTATGAAGCTGGTCGGCACGGTCGACCGTCATGCCAGGACTCCCGACGGCCACCATGTCGTCGGCGTCCAGCCCTCGCCCACCGGCATCGGCTGCACCGGCGACCGTTGAGCCGTAGCTGTGGGACAGGACCGTGAGGTGGCTCCGCTCCCCCTGGTGTGCAGCTCGCAGGCCATGCGTGAAGTCACGCAGGTCCCCGGCTCCGTCCTGAGCGCGGCCCTGCGTAGCGACCCCAAGGTTCAGCTCTGCCTTCTTCACCGAATCAAGGTTCGCCTCGGGGGCGTTGTAGTCCAGCCAGGAGACGACCGCCACGTCCGTCGCCCCGTTCGCGCTCCATCGACCGGCGGCGCCCTGAAGCTTTGCGGCTCGGTCGATCTGGCCCCCCACGTTGTCCAGCTGGTTACTCGTCCCCGGGACCTGAACAGCCGTGTGCCGGGCCGTGTCCGGATTGCCGACGGCGACGATCGCGCGGCCGTCCTTCGAGGTGTCGAATCCGAGCAGGTACAGCTGCTTGTGCGCGGGCGCCGTGTCTTCCCTGTCCAGGCGGTCCTTGAGGGCGCTCAGTGAGCGGTAGCTGTCGCGCTCGTGATAGCCGAGGTCGCCCTCGCGCAGCGCATAGTCGTTGAGCTGCATGTCCAGCACCGCTCGGTTCGCGTCGTCGCGGGTGGTTGTGGGAAGGCCGTCCAGTTTGCCGATCTGGTCGGGAAAGGCCGCCAGGTAGAAGTCGCGCTGGTCGGAGGTGAGGCCCGCCCACCAGTCGGCGGTGCGTTGCGGATCTTTCCCGTCCGGAATGTTCTTCCTGCCGAGCCCGGCGAACTCGGCGATCCGTGCGGCGTCCTCTGCGGCGTTGGCACCGCCGTACTGCTTGTCCAGGTCGAAGGGATCGATCTGATGGAGGAGTTCGGTCGCGTCGCTACTGACTCGTTCCGCTTCCGCCACCGCCTCGTCGATTCGGGCCCGGTAGCCCCCCAGTCCGGCGTTGGCCTGCTGCTGAACGCCCTGATAGTCCGGGTCGTTGTGATACTTCGGATCGACCGCCTGCTTCGGCTCGACCCAGCCGTCTTCCGTGACGGTATGACCGGCCGCCTCGGCATCCGACACCGCATGGCGCAGTTTGCGCTGGGCGGCCTGCATCCGGGTGCTGAGCGTGTCCAGGACCGTGTGGATGAGTTGCGCGTTCGTCTGCGCCGTCTTCCGTTTGCTCTCGGTGGCTTCGAGCGCGTTGAAACCGTAGTGGGCGGCAACGCCCGACCAGCTTGCCTTGTGCAGCGGCCCCGAGACACGCTTCCCGCTGCCGATCCGGGTGTCGCCGAGGATCCCGGCCAGCTTCTGCCACGAGCCGGTGGCCGCTTCCAGATCGGAGAAGTCCTGGCGGAGGAGTTGTGCGAAGAGTTCTGGCATTCGGGGCTCACCAGCCCTTGAAGCAGTCGCCGACGTCCGCATCGTTGATGCTCTGGCCATCGGCCACCAGCCGTAGGCCGTTCGCGTGTTCCGCGAGACGGTCCTTCAGGGTGGTCAGGGCGTCGCCCCAGCCGGTACCGACGGCCTCGATACGGCCCTTGTCGTCCCATGCCCGGCATGCGGCAGCCGCCGCGGCCGTGTCATCGATCGCCTTCCGCAAAGGCCCCTGCAAATCTGTTACAAGCGCGTCTGCGGCGCCCGCCGAGGCGTATAACTCGGCTGGGGAGACGTTGAGATCCTCTGTCATCTGCCCTTCATTCCTACGTCACGCACCCCTGTCGGGCCATAGCGACTGATCCTAGCCACGTCAGAGGTTCCCGTAAGCGAACGGCGATATTCGACTGAATCCCGCACCCCACACCGGCTGAAACGTGTCTCATAACCGAGAAACGACAAAGGGGGCGGCCCCCGGAGTGAACCGGTGGCCGCCCCCTCAGGGCGTGACCTGAACGGTTACGCGGCCAGCTTCGCCAGTGCCGCGTCGATGCGGGCCAGGGTCTTCTCGCGGCCCAGGATCTCCAGGGACTCGAAGAGCGGCAGGCCGATCGTGCGGCCGGTGACCGCGACGCGGACCGGGGCCTGGGCCTTGCCGAGCTTCAGGCCGTGCTCCTCGCCGGCGGTGAGGATGGCGTTCTTGAGGGCGTCCGCGTTCCACTCGGCGTCGGCCAGCTTGGCGCGGGCGGTGACGAGCAGGGCGTCGGAGCCCTCCTTCATCGCCTTGGCCCAGGACGCCTCGTCGATGGCCGGCTCGTCGAGGAAGAGGAAGTCGACGTTGGCCGTGATGTCCGAGAGGACCGTGACCCGGGTCTGGGCATGCGGGGCGATCGCCGCGAACTGCTCCGCGTCGAAGGACTCCGGGGCCCACGGGGCGAACGGCGCCTTCAGCCAGGGGCCGCACGCCTCGGTGAACGTCTTCACATCCAGCTTGCGGATGTGCTCGGCGTTGATGTGCTCGCACTTCTTCAGGTCGAAACGCGCCGGGTTGGCGTTGACGTCCTGGATGTCGAACGCGGCCACCATCTCCTCGATGGAGAAGATGTCGCGGTCCTCGGCAATGGACCAGCCCAGCAGGGAGAGGTAGTTGAGCAGCCCCTCGGGCAGGAAGCCGCGCTCGCGGTAGAGGTTGAGCGAGGCCTGCGGGTCGCGCTTGGACAGCTTCTTGTTGCCCTCGCCCATGACGTACGGGAGGTGGCCGAACGCGGGGGTGGCCTTGGCGATGCCCAGCTCGATGAGCGCCTTGTAGAGGGCGATCTGACGCGGGGTGGAGGAGAGCAGGTCCTCGCCGCGCAGGACGTGGGTGATCTCCATCAGCGCGTCGTCGACCGGGTTGACCAGCGTGTAGAGCGGGGCGCCGTTGGCACGGACGATGCCGTAGTCCGGCACGTTCTCCGGCTGGAAGGTCAGCTCGCCGCGGACCAGGTCGGTGAAGGTGAGCGCCTCGTCGGGCATCCGGAAGCGGACGATGGAGGTGCGGCCCTCGGCCTCGTACGCGGCGATCTGCTCGGCCGTGAGGTCGCGGCAGTGGCCGTCGTAGCCGGACGGCCTGCCGGCGGCACGGGCGGCGTCACGGCGGGTGTCGAGCTCCTCGGTGGTGCAGTAGCAGTGGTACGCGTACCCGCCTGCGAGAAGCTTCTCGGCGACGTCCTTGTAGATGTCCATGCGCTGCGACTGGCGGTACGGGGCGTGCGGGCCGCCGACCTCGGGGCCCTCGTCCCAGTCGAAGCCGAGCCAGCGCATCGAGTCCAGGAGCTGGTTGTAGGACTCCTCGGAGTCGCGGGCCGCGTCGGTGTCCTCGATACGGAAGACCAGGGTGCCGCCGTGGTGGCGGGCGAAGGCCCAGTTGAAGAGGGCGGTGCGGACCAGGCCCACATGGGGGTTGCCGGTCGGGGAGGGACAGAAACGTACGCGGGGGGGTACCCCCTGGTCGAGCGGAGCCGAGAGCTTGGGGGAGGGTGCGTTAACCACGCTTGATCACCTTGTTGGTGAGAGTGCCGATGCCTTCGATGGTGACGGCGACCTCGTCGCCGACATGGAGGGGTCCGACCCCTGCGGGAGTGCCGGTGAGGATCACATCGCCCGGGAGCAGCGTCATGGCTTCCGTGATGTGGACGACCAGATCCTCGATCGAGCGGATCATGTCGCTCGTACGGCCCAGTTGGCGTTGCTCGCCGTTGACCGTGGCCTGAATGGTCAGGTCGCTGGGGTCGAGGTCGGTCTCCACCCAGGGGCCGAGCGGGCAGGACGTGTCGAAGCCCTTGGCCCGGGCCCACTGCTTCTCACGCTTCTGGGCATCGCGGGCGGTGACGTCATTGGCGCAGGTGTAGCCGAAGATGACGTCCTTCACGCGCTCACGCGGCACTTCGCGGCACATGCGGCCGATGACCACGGCCAGTTCGGCCTCGTGGTGGAGTTCGTTGGAGAAGGAGGGGTACTCGATGGCGTCGCCGGAGCCGATCACCGAGGTGGTGGGCTTGAAGAAGGCGACGGGGACGTCCGGTACCTCGTTGCCGAGTTCCGCGGCGTGCTCCGCGTAGTTGCGGCCGATGGCCACGACCTTGTTGGGGAGCACGGGCGGCAGGAGGCGGACCTTGCTCAGCGGGACCTTGGTGCCGGAGAGCTCGAACTCGGCGTACGGGATGCCTTTGATGATGTCGAGGACGAGACCATCGGGCCCCTCGCCCTCGACGGCGCCGAAGGCGACATTGCCGTCGATGGAGAACCTGGCGATGCGCACGGGATGCTGTCGCCCCTCACTTGCTGGCTGGCTGAAGACTGACGCTCCAGGCTAACGCGGGTGAGGGGGGACAACCGCGCATTACTCCGCTGCTGCGGCCGGGGTCGTGACCGGGGCATCCATGAGGATGGTGCGGCGGGGGTTGGCCGTCTGGGTGGGCAGCTCGACGGCGCGCTCCGGCAGTTCCGGCGTCTGCAGCTCGTCGGCGTCCTTGAGGTGCGCCAGCGTGGTGCGCCGGGGGTTGGCAATGTTGCGGAACATCATCGTCGTCTTCATCTGCCGTTCGGACCCTGTCGGTACGGGCGCCGCTCGGAGGGGCGCCGGTTGTCGGATTTGCCATCCCTGTAAAGCGTCAGGCTAAACATCCAATTCCCTTCGGGAGCCCGGATGAGACGGCGATCATCATGTGAGTTTCCTCACGATCACCTCGACA
This region includes:
- a CDS encoding alpha/beta hydrolase, which encodes MPELFAQLLRQDFSDLEAATGSWQKLAGILGDTRIGSGKRVSGPLHKASWSGVAAHYGFNALEATESKRKTAQTNAQLIHTVLDTLSTRMQAAQRKLRHAVSDAEAAGHTVTEDGWVEPKQAVDPKYHNDPDYQGVQQQANAGLGGYRARIDEAVAEAERVSSDATELLHQIDPFDLDKQYGGANAAEDAARIAEFAGLGRKNIPDGKDPQRTADWWAGLTSDQRDFYLAAFPDQIGKLDGLPTTTRDDANRAVLDMQLNDYALREGDLGYHERDSYRSLSALKDRLDREDTAPAHKQLYLLGFDTSKDGRAIVAVGNPDTARHTAVQVPGTSNQLDNVGGQIDRAAKLQGAAGRWSANGATDVAVVSWLDYNAPEANLDSVKKAELNLGVATQGRAQDGAGDLRDFTHGLRAAHQGERSHLTVLSHSYGSTVAGAADAGGRGLDADDMVAVGSPGMTVDRADQLHTDPKHMYVGTADNDPVSNYFSGATLGADPKKSEFGAQHMYVDTKDHGGYWNDGSKSLENQGRIIAGLAPRGGGTG
- a CDS encoding HAD family hydrolase — encoded protein: MTIRAVLWDIDDTIFDYTGADRAGMSKHLEHEGLPDGYDSVEQALAAWRAITDVHWARFAAGETDFQGQRRDRVREFLSRALEDAEADDWFARHAAHYEAAWSLFPDVLPVLDVLAGGFRHAVLSNSSIHNQDRKLRTLGVRERFEAVVCAVELGVSKPEAGAFHAACDALALEPQEVAYVGDEPDIDAGGAVAAGLMGIWLDRGGRGGRPELVRISGLDQLPGLLRPARP
- a CDS encoding DUF397 domain-containing protein, giving the protein MTPLVWQKSSFSGEAANCVNVATAPDGMLRLRESDEPDVMVAATRGGLGALLASIKANGGAWAQPG
- a CDS encoding fumarylacetoacetate hydrolase family protein encodes the protein MRIARFSIDGNVAFGAVEGEGPDGLVLDIIKGIPYAEFELSGTKVPLSKVRLLPPVLPNKVVAIGRNYAEHAAELGNEVPDVPVAFFKPTTSVIGSGDAIEYPSFSNELHHEAELAVVIGRMCREVPRERVKDVIFGYTCANDVTARDAQKREKQWARAKGFDTSCPLGPWVETDLDPSDLTIQATVNGEQRQLGRTSDMIRSIEDLVVHITEAMTLLPGDVILTGTPAGVGPLHVGDEVAVTIEGIGTLTNKVIKRG
- a CDS encoding helix-turn-helix domain-containing protein, with protein sequence MARAKLPPSVKQRRLGAELRRMREHADLSATRAGELFGATQSRISNIEAGGYAVSADRVRALARLYECSDQDLIDALAEMTGGRTRGWWEEYREILPADALDLAELEHHARTMRIASVIHIPGLLQTREHARVVIGDVVPAMAPYEVEHRVSHRLKRQAVVHGKEPTPLTAIVHEAALRMGFGGQAVARDQLQYMIDRSEEAHLTVLVVPFGIGTFPGAGHGIVQFGGQVPPLDTVQLDTDHGSVFVDGVAQLAKYRTVLDRMEACALGPSESRDLILRVMRSL
- the gltX gene encoding glutamate--tRNA ligase, translating into MVNAPSPKLSAPLDQGVPPRVRFCPSPTGNPHVGLVRTALFNWAFARHHGGTLVFRIEDTDAARDSEESYNQLLDSMRWLGFDWDEGPEVGGPHAPYRQSQRMDIYKDVAEKLLAGGYAYHCYCTTEELDTRRDAARAAGRPSGYDGHCRDLTAEQIAAYEAEGRTSIVRFRMPDEALTFTDLVRGELTFQPENVPDYGIVRANGAPLYTLVNPVDDALMEITHVLRGEDLLSSTPRQIALYKALIELGIAKATPAFGHLPYVMGEGNKKLSKRDPQASLNLYRERGFLPEGLLNYLSLLGWSIAEDRDIFSIEEMVAAFDIQDVNANPARFDLKKCEHINAEHIRKLDVKTFTEACGPWLKAPFAPWAPESFDAEQFAAIAPHAQTRVTVLSDITANVDFLFLDEPAIDEASWAKAMKEGSDALLVTARAKLADAEWNADALKNAILTAGEEHGLKLGKAQAPVRVAVTGRTIGLPLFESLEILGREKTLARIDAALAKLAA